In Rosa chinensis cultivar Old Blush chromosome 1, RchiOBHm-V2, whole genome shotgun sequence, a genomic segment contains:
- the LOC112200883 gene encoding uncharacterized protein LOC112200883: MIGSIDCMHWQWKNCLTGWAGEYSGRKRVPTIILEAVASYDTWIWYAFFGMPGSCNDLNVLAKSPLFDEVTTGRAPRVQFQANNRIHNLGYYLADDIYPQWATFVKSIPRPTRPKDLKFSQAQEGYRKDVERCFGILQSRFSIVRGAARGWERDDLRYIMLTCIILHNMIIEDERPDDSDEDLESDEEEDNNMRPRFGKDRLLMTSILLVEMVITSTDSWIDTMPLEVQTVTQTFKGI; this comes from the coding sequence ATGATTGGAAGCATCGACTGCATGCactggcaatggaagaattgcctAACAGGTTGGGCTGGAGAATACAGCGGTCGAAAACGTGTGCCCACTATCATCCTCGAAGCAGTCGCTTCTTATGACACATGGATATGGTATGCCTTCTTTGGAATGCCTGGATCATGCAACGACCTCAACGTCCTTGCTAAGTCCCCGTTGTTTGACGAGGTCACTACTGGTCGAGCCCCTCGGGTCCAATTTCAAGCAAATAACAGGATTCACAATTTAGGGTACTATCTCGCTGATGATATCTATCCGCAATGGGCGACTTTCGTAAAATCAATTCCAAGGCCTACACGACCGAAGGATCTGAAGTTTTCCCAGGCTCAAGAGGGGTACAGGAAGGATGTCGAAAGATGTTTCGGCATTTTACAATCACGCTTTAGTATTGTTCGAGGAGCTGCTCGTGGCTGGGAAAGAGATGACCTTCGATATATCATGTTGAcgtgtattatattacacaacatgataatCGAGGATGAAAGACCAGATGACAGCGATGAGGATTTGGAgtctgatgaagaagaggataacAATATGAGGCCCAGGTTTGGGAAGGACCGACTGCTGATGACTTCgatcctgttggtagagatggtTATTACTTCAACGGATTCATGGATCGATACGATGCCATTAGAAGTGCAAACAGTCACTCAAACCTTCAAGGGGATCTGA